In the Glycine max cultivar Williams 82 chromosome 19, Glycine_max_v4.0, whole genome shotgun sequence genome, AAAATGGGTatacatgcaaattcaagtaacCTGGATTTAACTTTAGAGGAACACTGCTTGGTAATGAACCATGGTTTTGAAAACAAGTGAAGCAGAGCCCTGACTGCTATGATTGGGGTTGGTTGTTTGGACACAGGAGCTTGACTTGGTTAATGGTTGTCTAACCATTTCAGCaaaacaaataatcaaattctaactggttatcaaataaaatggaaGTTTTATAACCAGCTTTAATCGACCTGTTATCGTAAAACTGGTTAAATATGGTTAtggttaaatttaataaaattgtttaatatgattatattatatgaaCACCCCTTGTGATGAATGTGGACCTATGACTAGTGGGTTTTTGGAGCCATATTGTTTCTGGTTGAGCTCTGGTAACGAAGCTTTCTAATATGTGAATGAGAAAACTTGGGTATATGTCGATCTAAGGAATTTATATTACGAACAATTAGGCGATGTTGGTTTGAGAAAACatttctttcctttccttttctcaATTTCTCATAGTAACTCGCCGATTGTTCTGAGTCACAGTGAGCTCTATCTAATCTAATAAGTAGAATTTCATGAACGTTTATACTgatatattatgaatttttgCTGCACATTATCTAGTTAAAACTAGTTGTACCATACATATTTGTTTTAAACCTAAATGGTGTTATGTTTTTCATATGGCTTACAGTTTTGTGACGGAACCTAGCTCAATTGGCTTGAATGTTGCCTTAAAATCAACTTGTGAGAAGTCGGAATCTAAAGCTGCCGGCAGTGAAAGCTTACAAGACCAAGGAAGTACGTTTGGCATTCCAGAAGTTGTAGTCTCTTCTCGACTGTGTTCATGTTCATTAAAAGGCGTAAGGTACAGTGATGAATCTTATACAGCATCGCTATCCCCTGTACAATCTTATATAAACAAGTAACTTATATTCATCACTTTGATggctaatttatttaaatgccTACCCGTCCCTTGACCCTccagaaaattaaaatctagGAATGTTGCATTTGTAAATCCAAAAACTAGAGGAACATGTTGGCAACCAAGAATATGTAATATCCATGTCAATTGCGAGTTGCTAATTCCATCAATTGGTGCATTGAGAATTTCATTCAAGATTACAAAACTATGACCACCTTGTGAGGGGAAACAAATCAATTACGAACTGTCGAACTCATTGTGCCTTTGGGCCTTGGCATTGGATATGTAATTACGGGATATTTTTCTTCCTTGAATTGCGTTTATTTTTTATGGCAAGTTGCCTGAACAGAACTTGACATCtgtttataagtattttctaagTTTCGAACTCaagaacatatatataattaaccaAGTAAACTCTTAACAATGCAAATTTCTATATTTGTGACCATTGATGATATCGTGCTGTGCAGAGGCACATGGACCACTATATACGTTAGGACAATAACTGAGAAAGTGCACAAACTGGCTTCTTTAAAGTTCATTCTTAAGAGTCCTTTATTCACTTGTCTAGGCTATCTTCATTTGTCATGCATCTGGATATAAAGGTGTCGAGGAGTTGGTTTGGTTTAAGTTTAAAGTCAAAGtaaagtttaaattaattattggtcactaaattaaagtaaaaagatTATCCTGTTTGGTTTTCATTGAGatattttttcatcaaattttaaatcttgtatcattataaaccaaaaaattatttatttcaataatcttAGACAATTAAATCACTTACTGGTAttgatgttttttaatttaatttaaatgcaccggtaatacattttttataatcatttaatcacaaactgtgtatgtttatttttaataccaagtataatttttgtttaattatacaaaaaattcGACGCCGTCTAGTGTTAgtgcatataatttttttttctatattcttaattaatataaacaataaaaagttaaataataaacatCTTATAAAACtgttacaacaacaaaaaacgtTTAAAATAGAGATGTTTTAAATACTAaagctaaaaaattaaataaaagcttATCGAATAATCGAATTAGTTTTAATTCAGCTTTAATAATTTGAACATACTTAATCATTTGATTTGAATTATTGAGATCATCGATCAATCCTATCCGAATTACCCTATATCCTAAACATAGCTCTAATCTGTATTTAGTCACATTGTTGTTTCACCAGTAATCCATACAAGAACACGTGCCTTCTTTAAAATGATGGAATCGGTTTCGATCTCTCACAATCAACTCCACTTCGAAAACCTTTGAAATCAACTTGGTAGCTGTGTGACAATCTTCACAGACACGCAAATTTTTAACAATCCGAATTGGTGTAGGAGCCCGAATCTTCATAATTCCATATGCAATGGCCAGCTTCTCACTATGCCTGTGAAGGGCACCTTCCTTTTCCTCTTCATCAATGTCAAACATTGTCTCAGCTGTATTTCCAACATAGCCAGCTAGTTTTATTTTTGGGAGTATTATATCTTCCCatattctttctattttctctaTTTCCGGGTGTGTTTTATCTCCAATTGTAAATTCATGAACTTTTCCATCTATCTCAATGAGACTATACCCAGGTGGTTTTCTTACTCCTTTGTCCTTCATCATTTGCCTCATGACAGTAACATCTTTCCACTTATTTGCACGAGCATATATGTTGGAGAGTAGCACATAATGACCACTATATTCTGGTTGCATCTCTAACAAAATCTTCCCCACCCTTTCCCCAACTTCCACATTCTTGTGAATCCTGCAAGCTCCTAGCAATGCTCTCCATATTGGAGCATTTGGCTTCACAGGCATTTTAAGAACAAACTTCTCCGCCTTTCTCAACTTTCCTGCACGACCAAGAAGATCAACCATACATCCATAGTGCTCCAGTCTCGGCTCCACCCCATGATCACGTTTCATGCTTTCGAATATTTCCAAACCCCTTTCAACCATTCCTGCATGGCTGCAAGCTGTCAACACTGCAGTAAACGTAATGTCTCTAGGAACAAACCCCTTTTTTGCCATTTCTGAAAAATACCAAAGTGCTTTCTCTGCATAACCATGCATGGCCAATCCAGCAATCAAAGCTGTCCAACAAAGGACATCTTTTTCTGGCAGTTGCTCAAAAACCATAACAGCTTTCTCAACATTCCCACATCTTGCATACATATCAACCACAGCTGTCCCAAGAATCAGATTCAAACTCAACTTATTCCTCATCACATACTCGTGAGCTTTCTCCCCCATTGCAAGAGCCCCCAAATGAGCACAAGAAGATATCACTCCCACCATCACAGTCTCATTAGCAACCACCCCTTCTGCCTGAAGAGCCTCAAACGTCTCAACCGCTTTCTCAAAACAATTGTTCCGGGCATAACCGCTAATCATCGTGCTCCACGTCACCAAATTCCTCTCCGGCATTCTATCAAACAGTTCACGTGCAGATTTAGCATCCCCACATCGGTGATACCCCGCAATCATGCAAGTCCATGACACCACATCAAACCGACACATCCTCTGAAAAACACTCCTCGCAGCATTTATGTCCCCAACAGAGGCATACATATGAACAAGAGAGTTTTGAACGTAAAAATCTTGTTCAAATCCATGCTTAATGGCTTGTCCATGTGTTTGCATGCCCATAGGTGCATTCTCAAGCTGGGCACATGCCTTAACCAAAAAAGGGTGGGTGATATTATCAGGTAATAGACCAAAGCGTAGAGCTTTGATATAATAGTGAAAGGAGTTTTCAGGGTTTTCACTTGTGGAACACCCACGTATGAGTGCATTGTAGATGAAGAGATTGGGATTTTGGATTTGGGACGCGACCCTTATGGCGTAATGCAGCAAGTTGGTGGTTGAGTCTATGCAGAAAGCAATGAGGCGACTGGCTGCAAACACGTCGAAGAAAAGGTGGGTTCTTAGCATGTGGGCATGGATGATTTTGAGGTCCCTAGCATTGGAACAACACTCTAACAGTACAAGCTTGGGATTCTTCAACCTCAGCGTTTTCAGGATTGAGTTGCTACCACTGGTGATGCTCATGTTTCCGTCAAAAAAACACCATaatgcaacaacaaaatatcataAGTCAGAATCAAGacattatttctattttattttttcgtaCCAAAAGTTTTGGTGAGTTGGCTCAAAAAATACTGGTACTTGCAAATCATTAACAAACAATGAGATTCGAACAACGTCCTTATATAATGAGTTCGATTTTTACTACCTCTATCAATCTTTATTTAAGAATCGttactcttattttttgttGGTAGATATTTATTTCAACTTTGCATGAGCAAATTAAATCTTAGAAACttaattcctttttctctcttattttcaaCTTCTATTAGTGCTTATACAAAAACTTATCTAAAGAGGATCTTGTGTCCAGGGAATGCAAGTTGAGTTATTCATCACCAAATAATTTTGCTCTCTCCGTCACATTTCTAAGGACACCCTCCATCAAGTACATATCTTTAGTAGGAATCCTTTGTTTTGCACTTTGGATAATTAACAACAGGGAGCTTAAAAATGGAAGCTTGTCATGACATTTATAGCATTTAAAAAGGAGTACAAAGAGTACAAATACAATCAATAGAAAACTAATCAAAATGTCAAAATTTGAAGCATAGCATCTTCCCGCAATGTGGATCAGCAACATCAGTTGTCGCCGAGAAACTCTCTAGAAAGAGAACTTGAAAGCTCCCGCATTAGTATCCGCGACAGAATCCCAGAAGGAAAGTTTCCTTTGCTGgatctttctctcttcttctttccgAGTCAATTCATCAATTTCTCCAGGAAAATAAGCCTCGATAGCATTCTTAAACTTATCGTACAAATTCAGTCGATCCCTTGTTCCAGATACCAGTGTGCTAGCATTTGGACTTTTCAAAAAATCCAATACATTTATCAAATTTCTCCTGCAACAAATGCCCACCAACATTTGATATTAGATTATCATTTGCACATGCAAAATACAACGCTgaatctaaatttgaaatataatcaaattattagtaatttagtatttatatatgagTTCATTTCAGGAATTTCATTAAGTATTCAGGATTTCAGGTTATTAAGAACAAATGCAATCATCCTATTGTTGTCAAGATGCACATTTCACTCATCTGCTTATTAATGATTATATGGAAGACACATTCCACATGGAAAGATCACACGCTATAatagtttaaataataaattcatctATTTAAAAATCAGATGTTTTCATAGGTGACTTAATCCAGCATCTAATAAGTCCCTACTTAGGTTAGGGCATACATATGATAATTCTTCACTCACCCTCATCTCCAAACATAAAGCATAGGTCATGCAAACTGCAATAGCCCACCTCAACTTAAAATGAGCAGAGATCAATAATTAACCTTCGTTCTATTACAAACCAGGCAATAACCATCTACAGACCCTTCACAACAGCAAAAtgagtctaattttttttttcaaatgtctAACACAAATGGTGATACTGATACTCTAACAGGCCAAATTCTGAGTAGCCAATGGATATTTTAACATCAACAACAAACAAATAATGAGTATTCCGAGAAAATATTTCTATCAAAATATCTACTTCCTTGAAGATTCTCAGGTTTTGGTGTCATATTACAACTAAAATGAGGCACTTGATTACTCAACAGAACAAAAACAGACTAGTCAATCCATCATACCATTCAAAAGCAAAACATATATCAAACTACAATTAAGGAAAAAAGGACCAGCAGTCCAGCACCGGTCCATCCAGAAACAGTCAATGAGGTTAGTCATAGCTTTATCAAGCTCTCCACAGTCATTAGCTTAAAAACtcattaaaaacaattagtTTAGTTTCAATGGATTGAAAATCCACTGTCACTGCAAAGCTGCTCAAAAATTAGTATTTCATTAATCAAACTTCGGAAATCTACAGAAATCAATGAAGAACCTCACCTACTGACATAGTTTTGGGTTATGGCTATAGATTCCTCCAGATTGATCACCAAATGCCACCATCCACTAGGCACAAAGATCACCTCTCCAGCTTTACATACGCACTCAATTGGTTTCTTGTTCCAATTTTTGGTGGCGCCATAGAAGTTCATGAACCATTCAATTATTGAAACAGGAGATGCCACATCCGCACCATCAGGACTAGGATGAACGCCAGGCGGAATCACATCAGGAGGAAACAAAATCCATTTCTTGGACCCCTTGATCACTGCATTCCAAGCCGAAGTTGAATTCGGATCAACATGGAAGGAAGATCCAGACCCAGCAGGTCCAATAATAACCCACCTGTAGTCCGGCCTCTCATTGCCCAAAACACCAAACAAGTCCTCCCTAAAGTACACCGGAACTTCATATTCATCACCCAATTTTGGAACTTTCTCAGCAAACTTAGGATCAAACAAATACAAAGGCCTTTCCTCTCTAACCTGATCCGAGTACCCAAAATACTCTCCAAGCTTCATCTCCACTGGCCCAACTGAAAACTTAACATCACCACACAACCTCACCAAATAATCCCTATCCCAATTCCTCAAAGCACCCCAATTATCAATACACCCTTCCAACAGCACCGGCTTATTAGGCtcttcaaaattcaacacaaactccTCGACCGAAATTCCTCTCTTCCGAACCACATTATCCCTCTCCAACCACTCAGGCTTCATTTCGAGGTTAGCACAGAGCCAACTCTGGAAGAGATAATCCGAGTAAAAGTCTCTAACTTTGAAACCCCCAAGAGCAACAGCGAAGTTATCAAATGAAGGGTAACAAGCAGAAACATAAGTGGATTTCCAAGACCCTTTGTACTGAAACCCACCGAGAAGATTCTCCAACACGAGATTCCTCCAAAGGGGTTCATGGTTGGTGAACACATAGAAAGACTTGCTCACAGAGGCTAAAACCCCTAAGGAAGTAGAATCCAAAAACCCGAGAATGTCGAGAACAAGCTCATCCGAAAGGGTGTGAAGATTACCTAAGCCAGTGTCTCTGGAGTTGGTGGAACTTGTGTTCAGATAGAGATTCCCCA is a window encoding:
- the LOC100797063 gene encoding pentatricopeptide repeat-containing protein At5g06540, with protein sequence MSITSGSNSILKTLRLKNPKLVLLECCSNARDLKIIHAHMLRTHLFFDVFAASRLIAFCIDSTTNLLHYAIRVASQIQNPNLFIYNALIRGCSTSENPENSFHYYIKALRFGLLPDNITHPFLVKACAQLENAPMGMQTHGQAIKHGFEQDFYVQNSLVHMYASVGDINAARSVFQRMCRFDVVSWTCMIAGYHRCGDAKSARELFDRMPERNLVTWSTMISGYARNNCFEKAVETFEALQAEGVVANETVMVGVISSCAHLGALAMGEKAHEYVMRNKLSLNLILGTAVVDMYARCGNVEKAVMVFEQLPEKDVLCWTALIAGLAMHGYAEKALWYFSEMAKKGFVPRDITFTAVLTACSHAGMVERGLEIFESMKRDHGVEPRLEHYGCMVDLLGRAGKLRKAEKFVLKMPVKPNAPIWRALLGACRIHKNVEVGERVGKILLEMQPEYSGHYVLLSNIYARANKWKDVTVMRQMMKDKGVRKPPGYSLIEIDGKVHEFTIGDKTHPEIEKIERIWEDIILPKIKLAGYVGNTAETMFDIDEEEKEGALHRHSEKLAIAYGIMKIRAPTPIRIVKNLRVCEDCHTATKLISKVFEVELIVRDRNRFHHFKEGTCSCMDYW
- the LOC100782241 gene encoding F-box protein At5g06550, producing MRSFRMRNLLSRVKKKTIKNRNRSCISITKELAHLVEQEEEEEEVNEEGFNIKSSAPSHTHGVQPLGNLYLNTSSTNSRDTGLGNLHTLSDELVLDILGFLDSTSLGVLASVSKSFYVFTNHEPLWRNLVLENLLGGFQYKGSWKSTYVSACYPSFDNFAVALGGFKVRDFYSDYLFQSWLCANLEMKPEWLERDNVVRKRGISVEEFVLNFEEPNKPVLLEGCIDNWGALRNWDRDYLVRLCGDVKFSVGPVEMKLGEYFGYSDQVREERPLYLFDPKFAEKVPKLGDEYEVPVYFREDLFGVLGNERPDYRWVIIGPAGSGSSFHVDPNSTSAWNAVIKGSKKWILFPPDVIPPGVHPSPDGADVASPVSIIEWFMNFYGATKNWNKKPIECVCKAGEVIFVPSGWWHLVINLEESIAITQNYVSRRNLINVLDFLKSPNASTLVSGTRDRLNLYDKFKNAIEAYFPGEIDELTRKEEERKIQQRKLSFWDSVADTNAGAFKFSF